Within Amedibacterium intestinale, the genomic segment AAATGGGATTTAACTGTTTCCGTATGTCTATTTCCTGGACACGTATTTTTCCTAAAGGAGATGAGACAGAACCTAATGAAGAAGGGTTAAAGTTTTACGATAATGTATTTGATGAATGTTTAGCACATGGAATTCAGCCAGTTGTAACATTAAATCATTTTGATATGCCACTTCATCTTAGTGAAGAATATGATGGATGGTATAATCGTAAACTTATAGATTTTTTCCTTCATTATTGTGAAACGGTATTTACAAGATATAAAGGAAAAGTAAACTACTGGATGACATTTAATGAAATTAATCTTCTTCGTGGATATGATACATTGGGTGTGCATGATATGAATGAAGAAAAATACTATCAAGCACTTCATCATATTTTTATAGCGAGTGCAAAAACAGTACAGTTAGGACATAAAATTGACCCAGAAAATAAAGTAGGAATGATGTTGGCACATATTTTGACTTATCCGGAAACTTGTAATCCAGATGATGTAGAAATGGAAATGATGGTAGCTCGAAGATTAAAATACTTATTTAGTGATGTACAGTGTAGAGGGTATTATCCATCTTATGTGTTAAAAGAATGGGAAAGAAAACAAATTTGTGTGAATCAGGAAGAAGATGATGCGAAAACACTTTTAGATGGAAAAGTGGATTATATTGGATTTAGTTATTATAATTCAGGAGTAATTACAACAAGAAAAGATGCAAAGAGCGCATTAGGAAATGGAATAAAAACAGCTACGAATCCATATTTAAAAGAAAGCGCATGGAAATGGCCAATCGATCCAAAAGGATTGCGTATTTCTTTAAATCTGTTATGGGATAGATATCAAATCCCTATGATGATTGTAGAAAATGGATTAGGTGCAGAAGACCATGTAGAAAGTGATGGAAGCATTCATGACGATTATCGTATTGATTATCTGCGTGATCACATTATACAAATGAAAAAAGCTGTTGAAGAAGATGGTGTAGATTTAATTGGATATACGCCATGGGGATGCATTGATTTAGTAAGTGCAGGAACCGGTGAAATGAAAAAACGTTATGGCTTTGTATATGTGGATATGGATGATGAAGGAAATGGGGCAAAGAATCGTTTGAAGAAAGACTCTTTCTACTGGTATAAAAAAGTCATTGCATGTAATGGAAATGACATTGAAAACTTATAAATGTTTATAAAAGTTTTGTGAAAACCGAAAGTTGTTGCTTAATAGATAAGCATATACTTCGGTTTTTTTAGAAATTTTTACAGAGGTAAACCTGGCAGTCCTGGACTGAAAGAATCTCTTTTTTTTGAAGAAAAGTAGGAGTATTATAAGTGATTCGCTATTTGTGGGGTGTTCAATTTATGCAGGATTGAGTAATATTTTTATGAAAGGAGCTGGAATTATGGATAGTAAAAAAATCGGAGCATTTATTGCGGTAAATCGTAAGAAAAAGGGACTCACACAAGAACAGCTTGGAGAAAAACTAGGGGTAAGCAATAAAACAGTATCTCGATGGGAGAATGGAAATTATATGCCAGATTTATCTCTTTTGGAACCTCTCAGCAAAGAGCTAGGAATTTCTTTGAATGAGTTATTAGCTGGGGAAACGATTGAGAAAGAAAACGCAATGGTATATATGGAACAAAATATACTAGATACGATTGATTACACCGATAAAAAAATGAAATATGAACATAAAAAAATTTCTATGTGTATCACAGCAGCTGGTATTTTCGTCTGCATTTGTGCCTTTAACATATTTCCTTCAGAAAGCAGCTGGGGAGAAATTTATTCCATTGCAGGGCTTTTGCTGATAGTTACAGGTATGTTTAGAGAATTAAAGTTTTCATCATTTTGGAAAAAAGGGATAATTTCTATTGTTGTATTTTTAGTGCTTTTAGGAATTTTCTTTGTCGTGGATTATATTGGAGTAGTGCAGTATAAACGACCACCAGTTTACAGGTATAAAACGACAACTGTATTTAATGAAAGTAAACTTATTGAATACCAAAACTTGTTTTATAATGTATATCGAATAAATGCAGATACACCAAATGAATATTATCTAATAGATAG encodes:
- a CDS encoding DUF4825 domain-containing protein; this encodes MDSKKIGAFIAVNRKKKGLTQEQLGEKLGVSNKTVSRWENGNYMPDLSLLEPLSKELGISLNELLAGETIEKENAMVYMEQNILDTIDYTDKKMKYEHKKISMCITAAGIFVCICAFNIFPSESSWGEIYSIAGLLLIVTGMFRELKFSSFWKKGIISIVVFLVLLGIFFVVDYIGVVQYKRPPVYRYKTTTVFNESKLIEYQNLFYNVYRINADTPNEYYLIDSTKQYTIDTVPVSPFDMDKSDIEHLIEYKSNYVGDNSNTGNLIDALPLSEYGYVFEIDSEKNGITISYHFTDWYQNENSYIEKALIYNSVSSFALIENLQYLNYNFSGSSYSITRETMEQKYPNYKNIFIGHTIDTDKFKQYVDEKINNQSFVSDIFKLFKKTDL
- a CDS encoding family 1 glycosylhydrolase — protein: MFKEGFLWGGATAANQYEGGYLEGGRGLATSDTKTNGSLTRPRKHSFLDEDNNIVYLRGSEKVPSSYKAVLDETMYYPSHQAVDFYHHYKEDIALMAEMGFNCFRMSISWTRIFPKGDETEPNEEGLKFYDNVFDECLAHGIQPVVTLNHFDMPLHLSEEYDGWYNRKLIDFFLHYCETVFTRYKGKVNYWMTFNEINLLRGYDTLGVHDMNEEKYYQALHHIFIASAKTVQLGHKIDPENKVGMMLAHILTYPETCNPDDVEMEMMVARRLKYLFSDVQCRGYYPSYVLKEWERKQICVNQEEDDAKTLLDGKVDYIGFSYYNSGVITTRKDAKSALGNGIKTATNPYLKESAWKWPIDPKGLRISLNLLWDRYQIPMMIVENGLGAEDHVESDGSIHDDYRIDYLRDHIIQMKKAVEEDGVDLIGYTPWGCIDLVSAGTGEMKKRYGFVYVDMDDEGNGAKNRLKKDSFYWYKKVIACNGNDIENL